A segment of the Picrophilus oshimae DSM 9789 genome:
TGTTATCCTTTTTGGCTGTACGCCTATAAAAACATTTTTATATAAAAGCCCCGGTATTATAAAATTCCCGTCCATGACCATGTAATCGCGTTTATCATTTAAGATGCCCCAGCGCCCTATAATTTTTTTCCTTGAGTATTCCGGCAGGCTGTTAAAGTAATTATTAAATTCATCTATGCTTAATTTATAAAATGAGTTTCCGTTAATTATATCATCTATTGATGTCCATTTACCCTCAGGTATCGCCTTTTTTGACATTATCTCCCTGACAAGTGCCCCGCCATTTTCAGGAACTGAAACGTCGTAACCGTTGTTTTTGAGTATTTTTAATATGTTAACAACGGATTCAAGAGTATCAAGTCCTGTTGCGGTTCCAATGTTTGCCTCAAGATCCTTAAATGATGAGCCTGAGTGTAATATTATTGCTATTTTTTTATCATTATTTTTTAATCTTCTTAGATTTATCCAGTTTTCTATCCTTTTTACCATGTATATTATCTGATCATTTAATGGTACAAGTTTTCTGTATACTGCACCAGATTCACTTACCCTTTCAATTGCACCGATTATTATGGGCTCTATTGTTCCATCCATTTCAGGTATCATTGCACTCATTATTGTGCTGACGACGTCAAGGCCGCTGGAATCCAACCATTCCTCAGGTGTTTTGTAATAATATATCAATGCCTGGAACACAGGAACGTTCATTTTAATAAGCGTTTTTTTATCGTTTTCCTTTATTAATGAAAAGGAGAGCATGTTTATTACGGCATCAACCTTATTTAAAAAGTATTTTTTTATGCATTCCTCGGCACTTTCTATATTTCTTGTTTTATCGCCGAAGCCGTTTGTGAAGACCGGAATGGCCTTTAGGTTATGATCCTCAAGACTCTTTATTAATGCATCGACTATCATTGTATCATTATCGGCCCAGGCGGTTCTGTAAAAAAGTATTCCGACAGAGCCTTTATAATTATTTCCGGTTGATTCATTGTATATACCTGAAAATGGCAGCTTTTTAGGCTCTTCATAATCACACGGCTCTATTAAATTTTTTATATACAAAAGCATGTTTTTTATATTTTCATAGCCACCATAAAAGTAGTAATCAGAGATCTTTGATTGAACCCCTGGATCCATCTTTGAATATCTGCTTAGAACAGGATCTATCGCTATTACAAGATCCTTTTTTGATATAATATTCTCTATTTTTGATAATATATCACTGTATATGCTCTCGCCTGAGAAATGATGTATGAAAACAGCATCGCTTTCATTAATAAAATTTATAAAATCATCATCAACCGGATCGAGCCTTGGATATTTTATCTTTAAATCTATATTTGTTTCCCTGGCAGCCCTTATAAATGAGCCTATAATTGAGCCGTTCCAGCCTATTAGTACAGCCAACTTCATAAAAAGTAAAATGTATTTTACTATATTAATGATTTCTTTTTATTATCAATAGAAGCATTGCAATTATGAATGCCACAATGAAAATTATCATTAAATACAGGTAAATGCTGTTTCTATTAATTATATATGTGTTTGCATAGATATTGTATTTATACACTGTGCCGTTGTAAACTATTTCAATGGACGTATTTTTATTTACATTTAATAAATAATGTGACTCACCGTTTACAGCTGTGTAATTTGAAGATCTCCCATTGTATATAAACTCATATGTTCCATTTATCCCGGGACCGTATAAACTGCCAGATGTTAATATTATATTCAATACATGATCTCCGGAATCCAATATAAATGAGTTTTCTATTCTTACTGAATTTGAAATATTAATGTTTATATATGTTTTTACAGGTTTTTGGATTATCGATTGATTTGAATATATTATTGAACTTGCACTTGAATTTTGTGATATTGCGCTTATAATAAAGTCGTCAGCAGGTGTGTACATTGATGTTATATTATCCTTTATAAATGTTATGAATTCATTATTATATGGATTTTCCAGTGGAATGTAGAACCATGGATAGAACGTTGTATTTGCATATCCATTTACCGTTGTTATATTTACCTCAGGCATTAATGTTGAGGCAAAGTATGAGTTTGGATTGAAGCCGTTTACAGAATCGCTAAAGAATCCACGATTTGGACCAAGCATGTTCTGCGCTGTTAATGATATATTATAATTGTTTAATGGTTCCTTATTTAAAGAGGCATATGCGCTTATATTATAGGTTCCATTAGAATTCATTGAATAATCAATTCTTATATCAGGAACGATATATTTTGATACTGTTAAAGGTATCTCAACAGGTTCTTCATCGCCATAATTGCCATGAAGCTGTGAACCCAGCTCCATTATTGGGGTGTATCCGGATTCTCCAGGCATTGAAACACCGGAAGAGTAATTTCCAAGGAAGATCCATGTATGTATTAAATCTCCATTGGCCGTGAAGTTTAGTGAATTGTTACAGCCAAGCTTCAATTCAATGATGCCGTTTGATCCTGTTTCACCGTATACCCCGGTTATATTATAATTTATCAATGTTGCATTTTCTGCTATGCCAATGTAATTATTTGATGTATTGTATATCCCCTGGCCAGGCATTGGATATATCTTCAATGCCCCGCTGGGAACCTGTATATTATAGGAATAGCCTGAAACCGGTTTACTGCCGTTTAGCACCGTTATATTAATATAATCATATTTTCCAGGATATAAAACGGTGCTTCCGGACATAATTAAACGAATCTGATGCGGTGATGCATATATATCTGTGTAATTTGATACCGGTCTGTAACCATTCAAATCTGCAGTTGCAGTTATGTTAATGGAATTCATGTATCCTGGCGAATATATCAGCTGGTTATCATCTATAATCTTAAATTCAAATTTGTAAGTTCCATAATTATTTGTAAATCCTGTTGTTGATGATACATTTAATATAATGCCTGGTGGGGATTCGCCTATAAATACCATGGCATGGTAAACCGGTGTGCCATTTTGGTATCTAACGCTAACAGTAGCATTTCCATACTGACCGTTGTAATACAGCTCCGAATTTGTGGAAACGTATATTCCAATACCGGTTCTTAATTTACCTTGCGTGAATGATTTATAATGCAATGAGAGAAAATTCCAGTACCAGAAGCTTTCTATGCCAAGATTGTCTTTTATTATTCCTGTAAATGTTGAATTCGTTATTGGTATTGTATCTATTTTATATCCAAGGTTTATTATGGTTGCCTCATCGGCCGCTATCAGCTGTATTTCATCTGATGTATTTATCATTTTATCAACTGATGATTCCGAGTTTAATTCCTCGGTTAAATTGTTTAAAAGCGATGTTATCTGGCTTCCCGTGTATGTTCTATTATTAAAGGCCATCGATGTGAATGGTCCGTAGTAAAGACCCGTGCCATTGCCCTGTATGTTATAAAATTCGAGGAAGAATCCGCCTGGGTATCCTGCTATTCCGGTTATTGGACATGTTATCATATTAAAATTATAATCTATTGTGTTCTGGCATGCCGTTTCAGAAGCCTCCTCTGTGACTGTTGTTTTTATGCCAATACTGTCAAGCTCCTGCGCTATAACCTCCATGGCCTCAACTATGTTTGGATCTATTGATGCACTGGCAACCTGTATATCCGCTGTAACCATTTTATTATGATAATACCAGTGATTATTAATAAAATGCATTCCTTTTATTTCTGATATAATTCTCATTGAAAGGTTTGGATTGTAATTATATGCCGGAATATTATTATCATGCCATAACGTGTCTGAAACTGGAACCACTGATGTTCCTGGTATATCATAACCCTGGAAAACAACAGACGCTATATAATTTTTATTCACGGCGTATTCTATTGCCTGCCTGAAGGCTGTTATATTATATGGCGCCTCCATGGAATTCATCTGTACATAATTATATCCGGTAGAAACCTTATCGTAAATGTATGTATCAGGTATGGCCTTTAATGTTGGTATAAAGGATGGCGGTGGTGGCAGCACTATTGAGTATATTTCGCCCTTTGATTCAGCAGCAACGGCTGCAGAGTACTCCGCAAAGAAGATCATTTTTATGCCGCTGATCTTTGGATAATACATGCCTAGATTCTTGTATTTTACTGTGAAAAACGATGGATTTTTTGATAATTCCCAGTAATTATTAAAAAGAATTCTTCCTGCGTATGATGAACCGTTGACAATCATAAACGGGCCGTTTCCAACAAGGCCGCCCGCTATTCCTGTTACAGGGTTATAATCAAGATTCCATGAATTATATGAGCTATCTGCCGGAAGATTTGGCGAGTAATTCCATAGACCCGGTGTTGATGAATAATCATGATTGATCCATATATGATATGGAATTACCGGAACAGTAAGTGTACATGGCACAAAGGATGATGACTGGTTATCGAGATAGTATTCAACTGTTAGATTATTCAATGGAACAATATTTACTATGTTCTGGAATTCACCCGTGTAATCAAATGAATCAAAGAGGATTTTCCATGATAGAATAATATCTGCTGCCTGGAGATAATATGTCTTCATTGTTATATTATTCCATGTCTGGTTTTTTCCCGTTTCAACGTTGTAAAAATCTTTGTATCTATATTTATAAACGTTGCCCGAGGTTGAGTTAAACTCTGTATAGTTTGTAAAAACGTATGTGGAATCCATATTTTTTCCCGTTATATCTGTCCAGGCTATACCGGGCCTTATTTTTAAAAGCCAGATGTAGCTTACATTTTCATTTGTTCCTGTAACCGGATCAAATGTTTTTATATTCTTGTCTGAGACATTGTACTCATGATAGCATGAGGCAAGCCATGGTTCTATGCTCT
Coding sequences within it:
- a CDS encoding ABC transporter substrate-binding protein, which codes for MNRYIKNKILISILIVFILLATSFFTGNVNSNNNIQEGYLTSGSFNNIYTLGEVGDINYLNIFRAEGVCDFFLLNEIYQSPAIMMPNQSIEPWLASCYHEYNVSDKNIKTFDPVTGTNENVSYIWLLKIRPGIAWTDITGKNMDSTYVFTNYTEFNSTSGNVYKYRYKDFYNVETGKNQTWNNITMKTYYLQAADIILSWKILFDSFDYTGEFQNIVNIVPLNNLTVEYYLDNQSSSFVPCTLTVPVIPYHIWINHDYSSTPGLWNYSPNLPADSSYNSWNLDYNPVTGIAGGLVGNGPFMIVNGSSYAGRILFNNYWELSKNPSFFTVKYKNLGMYYPKISGIKMIFFAEYSAAVAAESKGEIYSIVLPPPPSFIPTLKAIPDTYIYDKVSTGYNYVQMNSMEAPYNITAFRQAIEYAVNKNYIASVVFQGYDIPGTSVVPVSDTLWHDNNIPAYNYNPNLSMRIISEIKGMHFINNHWYYHNKMVTADIQVASASIDPNIVEAMEVIAQELDSIGIKTTVTEEASETACQNTIDYNFNMITCPITGIAGYPGGFFLEFYNIQGNGTGLYYGPFTSMAFNNRTYTGSQITSLLNNLTEELNSESSVDKMINTSDEIQLIAADEATIINLGYKIDTIPITNSTFTGIIKDNLGIESFWYWNFLSLHYKSFTQGKLRTGIGIYVSTNSELYYNGQYGNATVSVRYQNGTPVYHAMVFIGESPPGIILNVSSTTGFTNNYGTYKFEFKIIDDNQLIYSPGYMNSINITATADLNGYRPVSNYTDIYASPHQIRLIMSGSTVLYPGKYDYINITVLNGSKPVSGYSYNIQVPSGALKIYPMPGQGIYNTSNNYIGIAENATLINYNITGVYGETGSNGIIELKLGCNNSLNFTANGDLIHTWIFLGNYSSGVSMPGESGYTPIMELGSQLHGNYGDEEPVEIPLTVSKYIVPDIRIDYSMNSNGTYNISAYASLNKEPLNNYNISLTAQNMLGPNRGFFSDSVNGFNPNSYFASTLMPEVNITTVNGYANTTFYPWFYIPLENPYNNEFITFIKDNITSMYTPADDFIISAISQNSSASSIIYSNQSIIQKPVKTYININISNSVRIENSFILDSGDHVLNIILTSGSLYGPGINGTYEFIYNGRSSNYTAVNGESHYLLNVNKNTSIEIVYNGTVYKYNIYANTYIINRNSIYLYLMIIFIVAFIIAMLLLIIKRNH